Within the Erigeron canadensis isolate Cc75 chromosome 6, C_canadensis_v1, whole genome shotgun sequence genome, the region GAGAGTTGACATTTCTCTGCCCCCACTAATTCTCTGCCAGACAAACAAGGAAAATGGTTTCATTTCCTTTTCTGTAGTCTCAACTCTCTCTACCAAACACAGCCTAAAACTTGTTCAATGATCTACAGTTCTAGAGTTTTTTGCCAAATTGGTGTAatgaaaaattttatttaccaaattagtatggttttaaaaatatttaccattttaatataaaactcaattaatcatcatatttaattatctattatatataaaaacaaacaaaacatctattatatataaaaacaaacaaaacaaagacTTGCTTACTGCTATTccaattgttattttattttaatatagacCATTCCAATCACTCTTATTTTTCTTCCAATATAGATGAGTATGAATGTAATACAAAAAGTAAAACTACTAAAAAGACAAACCTAGAAAGAGATAGTATGGGTCTGCACTAGAAACCATATATGAGTCTGCAGAACATGATTTAAGAAAAACCATGATATGGGTTTGCAGAAATATACATACAACATTAGACAAAAAGCAATGGTCCCCTCATGTACTTGTAACTAAGTTATGACCATATCATCACCAAAACTTCTTCACAAGATGCAGAATACATACCTGCGCATTAAATTACAAGAACTGCAACACAAATTTTCCAAAATAACAATATTGATACATCAGACTCTAATACTCCACCAAACAAAAATTACTACTTAAACATAATCTTGCAGCAACAGCAGAATATCGATCTTGTATAAAAGTGACCATAGCCAATGACCATAACATTGATCTTGCAAAAACAGCAAAATATGCTAACCACGAATCCAACAGGAGTACATTAAAAAGACtaaaacaaaatgcaaaaaTATCAATGACAAATAAACATCAAATATATTGTCAAAATACCTCAACCCACTAAGCATTCACCTTTTTAGGCTTAGTTATACATGTTGCTCGATTGTGACCACGTTCTCCACAGATTCCACAATTGGTCGACTTTTTTCCTTCTTTGATGTCCATTCCATTTCGTAACCTTGTTGATCGAGGGGGACCCCTTTTATCTCGTTTTAGTTCGGAATTAGGAAGTAATGCTATATTTGGTGCTTGTGGCCGGTACGCTTCATGAGGAATTGGAGAAAACTCTGATGACCAAGTTgcacaataatttataattgaGTAACACTCATGAACATATTGCCACGGGTTCAACGAAAGTTTAGCACATGCACTCAAAACATGAGAACACggatacttatatatatatatatatctcattttCCACATGTGCAGCTTCGTAATTCTAGATTAACTACCTGGATGTTTTTTCCCCTTTGAGTTATCACCTCAAATACTCCTTTTTGTCGGTCAAATGATCTCAATGAATGTGCACTAGCCTTTGACATTAAAGCGGTTTGTCTTGCTGTAACATGAGGAGTATATATATCTCCATTGGCTTGAGCACTAGACCCCAAAGGACGTCTCACCTCAAAATAATGAACCAATCTATAAAATGTAAGTTGAACACATGTTGTGATTGGTAAAAAACGAGCACCTTTAAGTACACTATTGAAAATCTCCGACAAATTTGTAGTGAGCAACCCATTTCGTTTCCCTCCATCATATGCAAGTGTCCATTTATCACGTGGATGTCCCTCAAGCCATTGACGTGtgttgatgtacgttgatgtgacaacagcaacttagatttgatatgtcgtttagattgagatattatgttaatttatgtcgtatctatatatgtaattgatagattatggaatttatgttttggtaatgattgattacatattttggtgttatatatatgtgtgttatgtatgatgtttgttgtgtgatatacaagtacaaacataatatgtgttaggattccttaagatgaaatacttaggaatataactaagtcttatacctaacgaagataaggtatatcttcgttagaggaaaacgaagataaacttcgtttggtacaaacgaagattaacttcgttacatgggctgggcagctaagttcgtaagaacaaagcccagcaagcccagttcgacctgaaacatatatatacgaatgaataccctaaaataaggatgacattcgacatacacgtacaccagacacctaagttcgttctataccatatagaaacgaatatagcataatacgactgattatttacttgataattagcgatataccattttactaatcaaactagttatctcgtgaggattccgcactcacgacataatcatagacgatctcgagagcgatatgtagctatcgagggactcacaacgTGCTTGTGGGTTTATTGTTCCAATTTCTTCCATAATAGAATTGAACTTACGAATTTGATTCTGACTACCAGCCCGGTAAGCTAAAGTCTTTAGCTGTGAGCTGCGAAACTTATCATTAAAGTTGTTGATGAAATGCCTTAAGCAATACCtgtgataaaaattatatatatactgttaaaaaaaattaatgttcGACAATAATATCTATAGATGATAAGCAAATAATATTACCTGTGATAACCACGAGACTCTAACCAAGGAGATCCTTGCTCATTAACAACCTTCAAGATTCCAGGGTGACGATCGGATATTAGGCAGATCCCGTCAACATCTTTCACCACATGTCTCTTGATATGTGAAAGAAACCAATTCCAGCTAGCGAAAGATTCATTCTCAACGATAGCAAAAGCAAGTGGTAAAATTTGATTGTTGCCATCAACTCCCATTGCAATCATCATTTTACCTTTATACTTTCCATACAAATGTGTGCCATCAATGCTAATCACCGGGCGACAATGCTTAAAGCCTTTAATAGAAGGATCAAATGCCCAGAAAACACGTCTAAATTCCACTTGATCTTGACCCGTCTCTTCCAACACACACCATTCAACAATGGTACCAGGATTGAACGTTTGTAACGCCATCAAAAACTTAGGTAAAATATTGTATGATTCATCCCAATCCCCAAAGACGTGTTCAATAGCCTTTTGTTTTCCTACCCACACCTTCTTGTATGTAGGAGTATACCCTAGCTTGTCAATTATTTCAGCTCTTAGAACAGTAATACTAGTAGAAGGTTCTGCTTTAATAAGGTGTTGAATCTCTTGAGCAATCACGCTTGAGTCTAGGTTTGGATGGTCTTGGCTGATCTTATAATGTAAACAAGTGTGTGGACCAGTATACTTTGAGATTTCAAATAATCCACTACGTTCACGTTTACTTCCACGAAGTGTCCATTTGCAACCTTGTTCATGTAGCTTACATCTTATAGACCAAATGGTTGGTCGTGACTCAACAACCTCAAAATGTTTATGAGTTTTGATAAAATAGAGCTTAATAGCTCTAATAAATTCTTCTTTGTTATTGAAAGAATCTTTTCCCAACTCAAGAGCAAAATCATTCTTACTTTTAGAATATGACTTCAACCAATTGTTATCAACATGCAAACTTTTTTCATCTAAGTTGGTGTAAATTGAAGGTATTTCAATGTTACAATCTACTGCTTTATCTTTTTCTCTTTGTGTTTCACTTTCATCTTCTATTCCATCTTCCTCAAAAACATGTTCCATATTAATTTCTTCTTctataatattattatcatcattgttcACAACGGCAGTACGAGATATAATATCGAAATCTTCATTTTGAGTCATGTGAGAGACCGTGTTCAATTGGTTCATATTCATTGTGCTAAGAGtaactaaaaacaaaagggGGCGATTATAGACCAAAAACCCGAAAATCACAACAAAGAGAGGCAAGCagcaaaaaccaaattaatgtTTAAAACTAACCTGGACCAGCAAAAACAGATTGATATGATCTTGAGATGAAAGCGATGGCAGAGAGGGGCCTTGTAGAGAGAGATGATGGTAGATGATCTTTAGTTTGATAATAATAGGGTTTAAAGAAGAACAAGATGgaaaaagataaagagtcgtgaGTTTTTCTCATAAGggattcttttttatttttatatataataaatattaaatataatatttaattaagttttatactaaaatggtaaatatttttgaaactataccaatttggtaaataaaattttccatTACACCAATTTGGCAAAAAACTCTACAGTTCTACTTCTACACACGTGTTATGTGTGGACATGAAAACCAATTCAATGCATGGACCTGCAATCACATTTGATGGTCCACTGGACTTGTAaagtgtaatttattgattCATTGAATCATAATGGGCTTGCTCCATTAACAGAATAACTTCACAATATGAAAGGTAGGGTCTAGCTAATATTTTACATCTAGCGTTTCTTTAATTTGTATTCTTTGATTAGTGTAACATTTTTCTTAAGATGAATTGTCTTACAACTCAAACTTCACATTTATCTGAAATGATGAATTAGTTTGTATTCATTTTTTGACTAATTCTTATAACAattatatttagttatttaggCACCATATGCATGGTCGTCATAAAATGTCGACAGATCTTATAcgaataatttaatttaaaaatttaggAGAATATGATCaagagtatataaaaaaaatgattgcaTATTTTACATTGAGATTAATTTTTGAAAGATTTAGGAATCCAAGTTAGGATATGCACCAGCACCTTGATAGAACTGTGTCATGGAAGTTCTATATATCAACGATAGTTTTCCttgttttaatgttaaaagACGATCGATACACATCATATCAGGAAAATGGGCAAGAATGGATGAATGATACTGATGTCAAGAGAGATGGGCGATGCAAAGTCATTGATATCTATCGTTTGTAAATAAGGTtattttaatcatattttatattattacttCATCTTTTTCCTTGTCGACTCTATGATGCCTAATCTTTATATTAGTTTCAGTTAATCAAACTTCTTTCAAGGAGTTTTTTAATGATACGCCGCAAGATAGGACCACAGCGAAGGACTTGATTACTTTGAATCTTTATTTCTTGCTTTCTTGTGTTAggcattttgactttttttttgtcaGATATGTGAAGTTAGACTTTTGACAAGACAAAAATATTCTGTAATTCTTCTTtcaagcagcatggttggattaGTGGTTAACACCCtagcctctggagacagagatATAGGTTCGAtcttcatcccatgcaaaggttagagagcattttctaccatttaggtagaacatggaagcagtctctctacttaagtagaggtaaggtctgtctacatcctAACCTCCACTATACACCGTCAaagtattggggctcaaaacccacaaaAGGCGGCACTGAACAGTTTCTTTCTATACAGTAATTGATTAATactaagtttaaaaaaataataagagaaaaaattgatgatagttttatatcctaTTAGAAGTAGTTGTATGTAACCTTGAAAATGACAATTTGTTGTTGTGTAAAtgagagtttttttttcccGTTGAACCCAAATTTGTCgctaaaaaatttaaaaaaattaaaattatccaTTTATTTTACAATAGACATTCATAGTGggatagataaaaataaaaaatttaaaacatttaaattgGAAC harbors:
- the LOC122604809 gene encoding uncharacterized protein LOC122604809 codes for the protein MNMNQLNTVSHMTQNEDFDIISRTAVVNNDDNNIIEEEINMEHVFEEDGIEDESETQREKDKAVDCNIEIPSIYTNLDEKSLHVDNNWLKSYSKSKNDFALELGKDSFNNKEEFIRAIKLYFIKTHKHFEVVESRPTIWSIRCKLHEQGCKWTLRGSKRERSGLFEISKYTGPHTCLHYKISQDHPNLDSSVIAQEIQHLIKAEPSTSITVLRAEIIDKLGYTPTYKKVWVGKQKAIEHVFGDWDESYNILPKFLMALQTFNPGTIVEWCVLEETGQDQVEFRRVFWAFDPSIKGFKHCRPVISIDGTHLYGKYKGKMMIAMGVDGNNQILPLAFAIVENESFASWNWFLSHIKRHVVKDVDGICLISDRHPGILKVVNEQGSPWLESRGYHRYCLRHFINNFNDKFRSSQLKTLAYRAGSQNQIQFSPIPHEAYRPQAPNIALLPNSELKRDKRGPPRSTRLRNGMDIKEGKKSTNCGICGERGHNRATCITKPKKVNA